DNA sequence from the Calidithermus timidus DSM 17022 genome:
AGCAGGGGTTCTAGGGAGTGACCCTCGGCCATCGGCACCCCCCACAAGCCCCCCAGGCTTCGCCCCTGGCGGGGCTCGAGCAAGACCCCGTAGGGCCCCTGAAGCACCAGCGCCACCGCCTCCACCGCTTTCTGCGGGCGGGCTCTGGGCGCGGGGTAGCGCTCTGGGCTGGCCTGGCCCGCACACCACCGGGCCAAGGGACACGAGGTACAGGCGGGCTTTTGGGGCGTGCAGAGGGTGGCTCCCAGCTCCATCATGGCCTGGTTCCACTCGCCGGGGCTCTCCGTTGCCAGCAGCCCCTCGGCCTTGGCCTGAAGCTCCGTGGGGGTGGGGGTCTCCCAGGCCATCAGCCGGCTGATGACCCGGCGCACGTTGCCATCCACTGCCGCCACCGGCTCGCCGAAAGCGATCGAGGCCACGGCGGCGGCGGTGTAGGGGCCCAGGCCGGGCAGCTTACGCAGCCGGGCATAGTCGCTGGGTAAGAGGGGCTCGGGGGCTGTCCCCGCCGATATGACTTGAGCCAGTTTGTGCAAATTGCGGGCGCGGGCATAGTACCCGGCTC
Encoded proteins:
- a CDS encoding A/G-specific adenine glycosylase yields the protein MTPLQHSLLEWYRTHHRALPWRMERDPYRILLSEVLLQQTRVDQAIPYYHRFLERFPDLCSLGKAELEEVLRVWQGAGYYARARNLHKLAQVISAGTAPEPLLPSDYARLRKLPGLGPYTAAAVASIAFGEPVAAVDGNVRRVISRLMAWETPTPTELQAKAEGLLATESPGEWNQAMMELGATLCTPQKPACTSCPLARWCAGQASPERYPAPRARPQKAVEAVALVLQGPYGVLLEPRQGRSLGGLWGVPMAEGHSLEPLLGRLAAEHGTAIPTPEHAGRVQHAFTHRRLTVQVYKSRWEGPAQDPRGKPLSQLDRKILRQAQAL